A genomic window from Gemmatimonadaceae bacterium includes:
- the lpdA gene encoding dihydrolipoyl dehydrogenase, whose product MAQFDLLVLGGGPAGYVAALRGAQLGLNVGVVEREGLGGTCVLWGCIPAKALLEAASIAQKVAKGKEFGVTAEKVTLDYGVAMKRSRQVSAQNSKGVEFLFKRSKITWLKGTGTLGANKSVKVTGADGKSETHTATKGVVIATGSRVKGLPQIGLELDKTLILSSDEALTLDHAPKTMAVIGAGAVGCEFADVFNAFGSKVTLLEVMPRILPVEDEDCSAELAKAFKKRGIEVITGAKLGTVKKGKKDVTIPVEAGGEKKEMTFDVVLVAAGRAPNIENIGLKEAGVQTTERGFIKINDRFETTAKGVYAIGDVAGPPMLAHKGSREGHVVADIIAGHKHHPVNYGNIPNATYCHPEVASIGLTEAQVKEKGIKYKIGKFPFSANGRARTSGETEGFVKVIRDEKHGEILGAHICGAHATELIHEIAVARENEYTVEEIDLAIHAHPTLSEAIAEAVLDSMGKMLHA is encoded by the coding sequence GCGGCACCTGCGTGCTCTGGGGCTGCATCCCGGCCAAGGCGCTGCTCGAAGCCGCGTCCATCGCGCAGAAGGTCGCAAAGGGCAAGGAGTTCGGCGTCACCGCCGAGAAAGTCACGCTCGACTATGGCGTCGCGATGAAGCGCTCGCGCCAGGTCTCGGCGCAGAACTCCAAGGGCGTCGAGTTCCTGTTCAAGCGCAGCAAGATCACCTGGCTCAAGGGCACCGGCACGCTCGGCGCCAACAAGTCGGTGAAGGTCACCGGCGCTGACGGCAAGTCCGAGACGCACACCGCGACGAAGGGCGTGGTCATCGCGACGGGCTCGCGCGTGAAGGGCCTGCCGCAGATCGGTCTCGAGCTGGACAAGACGCTCATCCTCTCGTCCGACGAGGCGCTGACACTTGACCACGCACCCAAGACGATGGCCGTCATCGGCGCCGGCGCGGTGGGCTGCGAGTTCGCCGACGTGTTCAACGCCTTCGGCTCCAAGGTCACGCTGCTCGAGGTGATGCCGCGCATCCTGCCCGTCGAGGACGAGGACTGCTCGGCCGAGCTCGCGAAGGCCTTCAAGAAGCGCGGCATCGAGGTCATCACGGGCGCCAAGCTCGGCACCGTGAAGAAGGGCAAGAAGGACGTGACCATCCCCGTCGAGGCCGGCGGCGAGAAGAAGGAGATGACCTTCGACGTGGTGCTCGTGGCCGCCGGCCGCGCGCCGAACATCGAGAACATCGGCCTGAAGGAAGCCGGCGTGCAGACCACCGAGCGCGGCTTCATCAAGATCAACGACAGGTTCGAGACCACGGCCAAGGGCGTGTACGCGATCGGCGACGTCGCCGGCCCGCCGATGCTGGCCCACAAGGGCTCGCGCGAAGGCCACGTCGTCGCGGACATCATCGCCGGACACAAGCACCACCCGGTGAACTACGGCAACATCCCGAACGCCACCTACTGCCACCCCGAGGTCGCCAGCATCGGACTCACCGAGGCGCAAGTCAAGGAGAAGGGCATCAAGTACAAGATCGGCAAGTTCCCCTTCTCGGCGAACGGCCGCGCCCGTACCAGCGGCGAGACCGAGGGCTTCGTGAAGGTGATCCGCGACGAGAAGCACGGCGAGATCCTCGGCGCGCATATCTGTGGGGCGCACGCCACCGAGCTCATCCACGAGATCGCCGTGGCCCGCGAGAACGAGTACACCGTGGAGGAGATCGACCTCGCCATCCACGCGCACCCGACGCTCAGCGAAGCCATCGCCGAGGCGGTGCTCGACTCGATGGGCAAGATGCTGCACGCGTAA
- the lipB gene encoding lipoyl(octanoyl) transferase LipB, translating into MKDFLVYDLGLRSYAEALSFQREVAAKRISKEIPQDVLLLVEHPPVVTLGRSTKQENLLFTPELLTARGVELFEVERGGDVTFHGPGQLVGYPIVDLNEHKLDLHWYLRQVEEVLIRAVAPFGIVAERVEKKTGIWTQPLRDASGAELRAARKLASIGVHARQWVTWHGFALNVTTDLSYFDLMVPCGLPGVDMTSVERELLERSERGLCRAPSPALGDEVRQSTIRAFGEVFARTAQLVESLDRG; encoded by the coding sequence GTGAAGGATTTCCTGGTGTACGACCTCGGCCTCCGCAGCTATGCGGAGGCCTTGTCGTTCCAGCGCGAGGTGGCCGCCAAGCGGATCAGCAAGGAGATCCCGCAGGACGTGCTCCTGCTCGTCGAGCACCCGCCCGTGGTGACGCTCGGGCGCAGCACCAAGCAGGAGAACCTGCTGTTCACGCCCGAGCTGCTCACGGCGCGGGGCGTGGAGCTGTTCGAGGTGGAGCGCGGCGGCGACGTCACCTTCCACGGGCCGGGCCAGCTCGTCGGGTATCCAATCGTGGACCTTAACGAGCACAAGCTCGACCTGCACTGGTACCTGCGGCAGGTCGAGGAAGTGTTGATTCGCGCCGTGGCACCGTTCGGCATCGTCGCCGAACGCGTCGAGAAGAAGACCGGCATCTGGACGCAACCGCTGCGTGACGCATCCGGCGCGGAGCTGCGCGCGGCACGCAAGCTCGCCAGCATCGGCGTACACGCGCGGCAGTGGGTGACCTGGCACGGCTTCGCGCTCAACGTCACGACCGACCTGAGCTACTTCGACCTGATGGTGCCCTGCGGACTGCCCGGCGTGGATATGACGTCGGTCGAGCGTGAGCTGCTCGAGCGCAGCGAGCGCGGGCTTTGCCGCGCGCCATCGCCCGCGCTGGGCGACGAGGTACGGCAATCCACTATCCGCGCTTTTGGCGAGGTGTTTGCGCGCACGGCACAGCTCGTCGAATCGCTCGACCGAGGCTGA
- a CDS encoding type II toxin-antitoxin system VapC family toxin, translating into MKFLLDTQLLLWSAGQPRRLTRAARALIAAPEHELMFSAASIWEIAIKCSLGRDDFRAEPGVLRRALVDNGYAELPVTGAHAARVLELPMLHKDPFDRMLLAQALVEGVTLLTGDKLLERYGGPVRVV; encoded by the coding sequence ATGAAGTTCCTGCTCGACACGCAGCTACTGCTTTGGAGCGCCGGGCAGCCGCGGCGCCTCACGCGGGCGGCGCGGGCCCTCATCGCGGCACCGGAACACGAGCTGATGTTCAGCGCGGCCAGCATCTGGGAAATCGCCATCAAGTGCTCGCTTGGGCGCGATGACTTCCGTGCAGAGCCCGGCGTGCTCCGGCGCGCCCTCGTCGACAACGGCTATGCGGAGTTACCGGTCACAGGGGCCCACGCGGCGCGGGTGTTGGAACTGCCGATGCTCCACAAGGATCCGTTCGACCGGATGCTGCTTGCCCAGGCCTTGGTGGAAGGCGTGACGTTGTTGACTGGGGACAAGCTGCTGGAGCGGTACGGGGGTCCGGTCCGCGTGGTCTGA
- a CDS encoding type II toxin-antitoxin system prevent-host-death family antitoxin: MLIINIHEAKTHLSRLIEAAVRGEPFVIAKAGKPLVKVAALGAPAAPTRLGFLEGSISVPEDFDRMGEADIASLFGAQG, encoded by the coding sequence ATGTTGATCATCAATATTCACGAGGCAAAGACGCACCTGTCGCGGCTCATCGAGGCGGCGGTGCGGGGTGAACCCTTCGTCATTGCCAAGGCAGGCAAGCCGCTGGTCAAGGTTGCCGCGCTTGGCGCGCCTGCCGCACCGACGCGTCTCGGGTTCCTCGAGGGAAGCATTAGCGTGCCGGAGGACTTCGACCGGATGGGCGAGGCGGATATCGCGTCGCTGTTTGGGGCGCAGGGATGA
- a CDS encoding ATP-dependent helicase: MSSDPRPYPPRERRAEPQRSVDFAAELNVAQHQAATHADGPLLIVAGAGTGKTRTLVYRVAHLIERGVPPSRILLLTFTRRAAQEMLARAEKLVGHASRSVHGGTFHGTAHRLLRRFGPEGGLPGDFTILDQSDAEDLMGLSRTALGLGDKTKRFPKKETLHHVYSRHINTDIPVGAILREEYPRFVEFEDEFARVFADYTQRKQQRDLVDYDDLLLYWALLLENAPAVADKVAGLYDHILVDEYQDTNVLQSRILKGMCRLHRNITVVGDDAQSIYAFRGATIRNILDFPREYHGASTVTLEENYRSTQPILDATNLLISRAEERFSKELYTKRSGGEKPWLVTAQDEQQQTRFVVDRLLELHEQGIPLREMAVLFRAGYMSADLEIELTARNIPFDKWGGLKFLEAAHVKDVLAFLRVLENPRDEVSWYRLLLLMPGIGEVTARNAVQSMAELAWSHESFGRFTPPPRAREAHAALVRLLADLRAGSDDEDGRVGREIVRVRALYDDILRERYDRVEPRLSDLDQLQTIAGGYPDRGSFLSALALEPPSATSDLGFGADAEDDTLILSTAHSAKGREWDAVFVIWAVDGWFPMARALGSDDEIEEERRLMYVAMTRARNHLAVSYPLNVYDTRRGADYSLDQVSRFIDRGVRKAFQRVTLQATVEPAPSTDASVAPEVDLRALLRGRFGGDAS; encoded by the coding sequence ATGAGCAGCGACCCACGGCCCTACCCGCCCCGCGAACGCCGCGCCGAGCCGCAGCGTAGCGTCGACTTCGCCGCGGAGCTGAACGTCGCCCAGCATCAGGCCGCCACGCACGCCGACGGCCCGCTGCTCATCGTCGCGGGTGCGGGAACAGGCAAGACGCGAACGCTGGTGTATCGCGTCGCACATCTCATCGAGCGCGGCGTCCCGCCGTCGCGGATCCTGCTGCTCACCTTCACCCGCCGCGCCGCACAGGAGATGCTCGCGCGCGCCGAGAAGCTGGTCGGGCACGCCAGCCGCAGCGTGCACGGCGGAACCTTCCACGGCACGGCGCATCGCCTCCTGCGGCGCTTCGGCCCCGAGGGCGGCCTGCCCGGCGACTTCACGATCCTCGACCAGTCCGACGCCGAGGACCTGATGGGACTCTCGCGCACGGCGCTGGGCCTGGGCGACAAGACGAAGCGCTTCCCGAAGAAGGAGACGCTGCACCACGTCTACTCGCGCCACATCAACACCGATATCCCGGTCGGCGCCATCCTGCGCGAGGAGTATCCGCGCTTCGTCGAGTTCGAAGACGAGTTCGCCCGAGTGTTCGCGGATTACACGCAGCGCAAGCAGCAGCGCGACCTCGTCGACTACGATGACCTGCTGCTCTACTGGGCGCTGCTGCTCGAGAACGCACCCGCCGTCGCCGACAAGGTCGCCGGTCTCTACGACCACATCCTGGTGGACGAGTACCAGGACACCAACGTCCTGCAGTCGCGCATCCTCAAGGGAATGTGCCGCCTGCACCGCAACATCACGGTCGTCGGCGACGACGCGCAGAGCATCTATGCCTTCCGCGGCGCGACGATCCGCAACATCCTCGACTTCCCGCGCGAGTATCACGGCGCGAGCACGGTCACGCTCGAGGAGAACTACCGCAGCACGCAGCCCATCCTCGATGCGACCAACCTGCTGATCAGCCGAGCCGAGGAGCGATTCAGCAAGGAGCTGTACACCAAGCGCAGCGGCGGCGAGAAGCCCTGGCTGGTCACCGCGCAGGACGAGCAGCAGCAGACGCGCTTCGTCGTCGACCGCCTCCTCGAGCTGCACGAGCAGGGCATCCCGCTGCGCGAGATGGCGGTGCTGTTCCGCGCCGGATATATGAGCGCCGACCTCGAGATCGAGCTCACGGCGCGCAACATCCCGTTCGACAAGTGGGGCGGCCTCAAGTTCCTCGAGGCCGCGCACGTGAAGGACGTGCTGGCCTTCCTGCGCGTGCTCGAGAATCCGCGCGACGAGGTCAGTTGGTACCGCCTCTTGCTGCTGATGCCGGGCATCGGCGAGGTCACGGCGCGCAACGCGGTGCAGTCGATGGCCGAGCTCGCGTGGAGCCACGAGTCCTTCGGCCGCTTCACGCCGCCGCCACGCGCCCGGGAGGCCCACGCGGCGCTCGTGCGCCTGCTCGCCGACCTCCGCGCCGGCTCCGACGACGAGGACGGTCGCGTCGGGCGGGAGATCGTCCGCGTGCGCGCCCTTTACGACGACATCCTGCGCGAGCGATACGACCGCGTCGAGCCGCGGCTGTCCGACCTCGACCAACTGCAGACCATCGCCGGCGGCTACCCCGACCGCGGCAGCTTCCTCAGCGCCCTCGCCCTCGAACCGCCCAGTGCCACCAGCGACCTCGGCTTCGGTGCCGACGCCGAGGACGACACGCTGATCCTCTCTACCGCCCACAGCGCCAAGGGCCGCGAGTGGGATGCGGTGTTCGTCATCTGGGCCGTGGACGGCTGGTTCCCGATGGCCCGCGCGCTCGGCAGCGACGACGAGATCGAGGAAGAGCGCCGCTTGATGTATGTGGCGATGACCCGCGCGCGGAATCATCTCGCCGTGAGCTATCCGCTCAACGTGTACGACACGCGGCGCGGCGCCGATTACTCGCTGGACCAGGTGAGTCGCTTCATCGATCGTGGCGTGCGGAAGGCGTTCCAACGCGTGACCCTGCAGGCGACCGTCGAGCCGGCGCCCAGCACCGACGCGTCAGTGGCGCCCGAAGTCGACCTGCGCGCGCTGCTGCGCGGACGTTTCGGCGGCGACGCCAGCTAG
- a CDS encoding aminopeptidase — MRITRWRDVLRWGLRGLGALTAFGLLLLVVTPLGRYLLRAGYEEARILLARRRIEAMVADSAVDGATRAKLQLVLEARAFAVDSLGLPAGETFTRFTQLRSDTLVLLLSGARADWLEPVLWRFPLVGRLPYKGFFRPADALAAEAALRARGFDTYLRPASAFSTLGWFNDPLLSTTLAQDSVNLVNTVIHELTHNRYFASGEATFNESFANFVGARGAEAFFRARGDTLNARRAVARWADDRLLAAFWGQLYRGLDSAFRAHPGDALRARRIALRDSTYAAARRTLVDSLAPLWMTIAPRYAERVPLDNAALLARRVYLSDLEAFETDWQAQGRDLRRTIDALIAAHRARFD; from the coding sequence ATGCGAATTACGCGCTGGCGTGATGTGCTGCGATGGGGTTTGCGGGGGCTCGGGGCGCTGACGGCGTTCGGGCTCCTGTTGCTTGTGGTCACGCCGCTGGGGCGATACCTGCTGCGCGCGGGTTATGAGGAGGCGCGCATCCTGTTGGCGCGGCGGCGGATCGAGGCGATGGTCGCGGACTCCGCCGTGGACGGCGCGACACGGGCGAAGCTACAGTTGGTGCTGGAGGCGCGGGCGTTTGCGGTGGACTCGCTGGGGCTGCCGGCGGGGGAGACGTTCACGCGCTTCACGCAACTGCGGTCGGACACGCTGGTGCTGCTGCTCTCGGGGGCGCGGGCGGACTGGCTGGAGCCAGTGCTGTGGCGCTTTCCGCTGGTGGGACGGCTGCCGTACAAGGGGTTCTTCCGGCCTGCCGATGCGCTCGCGGCCGAGGCGGCACTCCGCGCGCGCGGGTTCGACACCTACCTGCGGCCGGCCTCGGCGTTCTCGACGCTGGGCTGGTTCAACGATCCGTTGCTCTCGACCACGCTGGCGCAGGACTCGGTGAATCTCGTGAACACGGTAATCCACGAGCTCACGCACAATCGCTACTTCGCCTCGGGCGAGGCGACGTTCAACGAGAGCTTTGCGAACTTCGTCGGCGCACGGGGCGCGGAGGCATTCTTCCGGGCGCGCGGGGATACGCTCAATGCCCGCAGGGCCGTCGCGCGCTGGGCGGACGACCGTCTCTTGGCGGCATTCTGGGGGCAACTGTATCGCGGCCTGGACTCGGCGTTCCGTGCACATCCCGGGGACGCGCTGCGCGCGCGTCGTATTGCGCTGCGCGACTCGACGTACGCAGCGGCGCGCCGCACGCTGGTGGACTCGCTGGCGCCGCTGTGGATGACGATCGCGCCGCGGTATGCGGAGCGTGTGCCGCTCGACAACGCGGCGTTGTTGGCGCGCCGCGTGTACTTGTCGGACCTCGAGGCATTCGAGACAGATTGGCAGGCGCAGGGGCGTGACCTCCGCCGAACGATTGACGCGCTGATTGCCGCGCATCGTGCAAGATTCGACTGA
- the dnaE gene encoding DNA polymerase III subunit alpha: MSFVHLHTHSEYSLLDGANRIDDLIARAQEFEQPALAITDHGNLHAAWDFQEKARKAKVKPIIGMEAYVARGDRRDRSRAAAGEKNYYHLVLLARDLEGYRNLVKLSSLGYTEGFYGKPRVDRELLARHNSGLIVSSACMAGEVAQHLLEDRYDDAKAVAAWYAEVFKDRYHLEVQAHEAGEQQKLNKLIFKLAEEMNLPVVATNDAHFLKADDHDAHDVLLCIGLKKDRLDADRMRYDRGLYFKSAPEIAAHFKGRPDVLENTLKVADAVDIVFDKKYYVPSFPLPAGVSSENEFLVKLATDGAKQRYGDPLPKDVQERLDYELGVITKTGYAGYFLITADFIQAARDRGIPVGPGRGSAAGSLVAYATGITNVCPLKFDLLFERFLNPERVSMPDIDVDFCEERRGEVIEYVRDKYGRDSVGQIITFGTLKSRACIKDVGRVLGFSPAETDAIAKLIPNQPNFSLTVAEAIEKVPEVRKLYEQDERHAQLFDFAISLEGLSRHAGVHAAGIVIAPGPLEEYVPVCTQESKGSGSGNEERVVVTQYDMVALEKAGMLKMDFLGLTTLTILTDAVKAIKDRRGVAIDLDALPLDDEATYRQLRAGRTAGVFQFESPLATEMVRGMRADRFDDLVASNALMRPGPLDAGMHKVYQRRKKGEEPVSFQLPELEEILAPTYGVITYQEQVMRIAQRLAGISLAEADVLRKAVGKKDVALIQAELGKFTTKAVANGFPPKVIDDIAAQIETFGRYGFNKSHSVAYSILSYHTAYLKTHYAPEFMAAVLSASIGDTDAVVKYINEARDLGLEILAPDVNESGWKFTVVGDTRIRFGLGAIRNVGHSAAESIIAARNEKPFASLYDLCERVDLRVCNKRVFEALIHAGALDNLPGHRAQFLAALDGAMQHASLAQAEIATGQGSLFGELGGDPSESPSASIVPTLPNVKEFSESERLTQEKAILGFYISGHPLEPFRAECELLATHTVNQLGTWSPEPMALAGVITAVKRQISKKSGNEFARLTVEDFSGSAELLVFPEAWAALSDRVLTDVPVLIKGAYGRRDQGADNPTFIVEGLTRLAELRATGQFTVSLELDPDAGLPVDVMRDVRAVAEAHPGSAPLELRWKGPDGSPARLRSRSLKLSTAGPALLELRSLLGPERVRLVRGS, translated from the coding sequence ATGAGCTTCGTCCACCTCCACACGCACTCCGAGTACAGCCTCCTCGACGGAGCGAACCGGATTGACGACCTGATCGCCCGGGCCCAGGAGTTCGAACAACCCGCCCTCGCCATCACCGACCACGGCAACCTCCACGCCGCCTGGGACTTCCAGGAAAAGGCCCGCAAGGCCAAGGTCAAGCCGATCATCGGGATGGAGGCCTACGTCGCCCGTGGCGACCGCCGCGACCGCTCCCGCGCCGCCGCCGGCGAGAAGAACTACTACCACCTCGTCCTCCTCGCCCGCGACCTCGAAGGCTACCGCAATCTCGTCAAGCTCTCCTCGCTGGGCTACACCGAGGGCTTCTACGGCAAGCCGCGCGTGGACCGCGAGCTGCTTGCCCGGCACAACTCCGGCCTCATCGTCTCCTCGGCCTGTATGGCCGGCGAAGTCGCCCAGCACCTCCTCGAAGACCGTTACGACGACGCCAAGGCCGTCGCCGCTTGGTACGCCGAGGTCTTCAAGGACCGCTACCACCTCGAGGTGCAGGCCCACGAGGCCGGCGAGCAGCAGAAGCTCAACAAGCTGATCTTCAAGCTGGCCGAGGAGATGAATCTCCCCGTCGTCGCGACGAACGACGCGCACTTCCTGAAGGCCGACGACCACGACGCGCACGACGTGCTGCTCTGCATCGGCCTCAAGAAGGACCGCCTCGACGCCGATCGGATGCGCTACGACCGCGGCCTCTACTTCAAGAGCGCGCCGGAGATCGCCGCGCACTTCAAGGGCCGCCCGGACGTCCTCGAGAACACGCTCAAGGTCGCCGACGCCGTCGACATCGTCTTCGACAAGAAGTACTACGTGCCCTCGTTCCCGCTGCCCGCCGGCGTCAGCAGCGAGAACGAATTCCTGGTGAAGCTGGCCACCGACGGCGCCAAGCAACGCTACGGCGACCCGCTCCCGAAGGACGTGCAGGAGCGCCTCGACTACGAACTCGGGGTCATCACCAAGACCGGCTACGCGGGCTACTTCCTCATCACCGCGGATTTCATCCAGGCCGCACGCGACCGTGGCATCCCCGTCGGGCCCGGCCGCGGCTCGGCCGCCGGATCGCTCGTCGCCTACGCGACCGGCATCACCAACGTCTGCCCGCTCAAGTTCGACCTGCTCTTCGAGCGCTTCCTGAACCCAGAACGCGTCTCGATGCCCGACATCGACGTGGACTTCTGCGAAGAGCGCCGCGGCGAGGTCATCGAGTACGTCCGCGACAAGTACGGGCGCGATTCCGTCGGCCAGATCATCACCTTCGGGACGCTGAAGTCCCGCGCCTGCATCAAGGACGTGGGTCGCGTTCTCGGATTCTCCCCCGCGGAGACAGACGCCATCGCCAAGCTGATTCCCAATCAGCCCAACTTCTCGCTCACGGTGGCCGAGGCCATCGAGAAGGTCCCGGAGGTCCGCAAGCTCTACGAGCAGGATGAGCGGCACGCACAGCTCTTCGACTTCGCCATCTCGCTCGAAGGCCTCTCGCGCCACGCCGGCGTGCACGCCGCCGGCATCGTCATCGCGCCGGGCCCGCTCGAGGAGTACGTCCCCGTCTGCACGCAGGAGTCCAAGGGCTCCGGCTCGGGCAACGAGGAACGCGTCGTCGTCACGCAGTACGATATGGTCGCGCTCGAGAAGGCCGGGATGCTCAAGATGGACTTCCTCGGCCTGACGACGCTGACCATCCTCACCGACGCGGTGAAGGCGATCAAGGACCGCCGCGGCGTGGCGATCGACCTCGACGCCCTCCCGCTGGACGACGAGGCCACCTACCGCCAGCTGCGCGCCGGGCGCACCGCCGGCGTGTTCCAGTTCGAGTCGCCGCTGGCCACCGAGATGGTGCGCGGGATGCGCGCCGACCGCTTCGACGACCTCGTCGCCTCCAACGCGTTGATGCGCCCCGGCCCGCTCGACGCCGGGATGCACAAGGTCTATCAGCGCCGCAAGAAGGGCGAGGAGCCGGTGTCCTTCCAGCTCCCCGAGCTCGAGGAGATCCTCGCGCCCACCTACGGCGTCATCACCTACCAAGAACAGGTGATGCGCATCGCGCAGCGCCTGGCCGGCATCTCGCTCGCCGAAGCCGACGTGCTGCGCAAGGCGGTGGGCAAGAAGGACGTGGCGCTGATCCAGGCCGAGCTCGGCAAGTTCACCACCAAGGCCGTCGCCAACGGCTTCCCGCCGAAGGTCATCGACGACATCGCCGCGCAGATCGAGACCTTCGGCCGCTACGGCTTCAACAAGTCGCACTCGGTCGCCTACTCGATCCTCTCGTACCACACCGCCTACCTCAAGACGCACTACGCGCCGGAGTTTATGGCGGCGGTGCTCTCGGCCAGCATCGGCGACACCGACGCCGTCGTGAAGTACATCAACGAGGCCCGCGACCTCGGCCTGGAGATCCTCGCACCCGACGTCAACGAGTCGGGCTGGAAGTTCACCGTCGTCGGCGACACGCGCATTCGCTTCGGCCTCGGCGCCATCCGTAACGTGGGCCACTCGGCCGCCGAGAGCATCATCGCGGCGCGCAATGAGAAGCCGTTCGCGTCGCTGTACGACCTCTGCGAGCGCGTGGACCTGCGCGTCTGCAACAAGCGCGTCTTCGAGGCGTTGATCCACGCCGGTGCGCTCGACAACCTGCCCGGCCACCGCGCCCAGTTCCTCGCGGCCCTCGACGGCGCGATGCAGCACGCCTCGCTCGCCCAGGCGGAGATCGCGACGGGGCAGGGCTCGCTCTTCGGTGAGCTCGGCGGCGACCCCAGCGAGTCACCCAGCGCGTCGATCGTCCCCACGCTGCCGAACGTCAAGGAGTTCAGCGAGAGCGAGCGGCTGACGCAGGAGAAGGCCATCCTCGGCTTCTATATCTCCGGCCACCCGCTGGAACCGTTCCGCGCCGAGTGCGAGCTGCTGGCGACGCACACGGTGAACCAACTGGGGACCTGGAGCCCGGAGCCGATGGCCCTCGCCGGCGTCATCACGGCGGTGAAGCGGCAGATCTCCAAGAAGTCCGGCAACGAGTTCGCGCGGCTCACGGTCGAGGACTTCTCCGGCTCGGCCGAGCTGCTGGTGTTCCCGGAGGCCTGGGCGGCGCTGTCCGACCGGGTGCTCACCGACGTGCCCGTTCTCATCAAGGGCGCCTACGGGCGCCGGGACCAAGGGGCCGACAACCCGACCTTCATCGTCGAGGGACTCACCCGGCTCGCCGAACTCCGTGCCACGGGCCAGTTTACGGTCTCCTTGGAACTGGATCCCGACGCCGGCCTTCCCGTCGACGTGATGCGGGACGTCCGGGCCGTCGCCGAGGCCCATCCCGGTTCGGCCCCCTTGGAGCTACGTTGGAAGGGTCCTGATGGGAGCCCGGCCCGCCTGAGGTCGCGCTCCCTGAAGCTGTCTACCGCCGGCCCGGCCCTGCTGGAGCTCCGCTCCCTCCTGGGTCCCGAGCGGGTGCGCCTCGTGCGCGGGAGCTGA
- a CDS encoding acetyl-CoA carboxylase carboxyltransferase subunit alpha codes for MGTSALEFEKPLAELEKQIEEVRKVAEEQKLDVSQQLAPLQEKLGVMRREVYRNLSPLQRVQVARSARRPFTLDYLRLAFSDFIELHGDRAFRDDPSIVGGWARLDGETVMVIGHQRGRDTKENLHRNFGMPHPEGYRKALRLMKLAAKFHVPIITMIDTPGAWAGLGAEERGQSEAIARNLFEMSTLEVPLVAIVIGEGGSGGALALGVADKILMLENSVYSVITVEGCAAILWKDGKSVEMREKAAQSLKITAPDLLDLKIIDEIVPEPAGGAHADHAATAKAVHDALVRNLDELRGLKPDKLVRRRREKYLKMGAFTE; via the coding sequence ATGGGTACCTCCGCCCTGGAGTTCGAGAAGCCGCTGGCCGAACTCGAGAAGCAGATCGAGGAAGTCCGCAAGGTCGCCGAAGAGCAGAAGCTCGACGTCTCGCAGCAGCTCGCGCCGCTTCAAGAGAAGCTCGGCGTGATGCGGCGTGAGGTCTATCGCAACCTGTCGCCGCTGCAGCGGGTGCAGGTGGCGCGTTCGGCGCGCCGCCCGTTCACGCTGGACTACCTGCGACTGGCGTTCAGCGACTTCATCGAGCTGCACGGCGACCGCGCCTTCCGCGACGACCCGAGCATCGTGGGCGGCTGGGCCCGTCTCGACGGCGAGACCGTGATGGTCATCGGCCACCAGCGCGGCCGCGACACCAAGGAGAACCTGCATCGCAACTTCGGGATGCCCCACCCCGAGGGTTATCGCAAGGCGCTGCGCCTGATGAAGCTGGCGGCCAAGTTTCACGTGCCGATCATCACGATGATCGACACGCCCGGCGCCTGGGCCGGACTCGGCGCCGAGGAGCGCGGGCAGAGCGAGGCCATCGCCCGCAACCTCTTCGAGATGAGCACGCTGGAAGTGCCGCTGGTGGCCATCGTCATCGGCGAAGGCGGCTCGGGCGGCGCGTTGGCGCTCGGCGTCGCCGACAAGATCCTGATGCTCGAGAACTCGGTGTACTCCGTAATCACCGTCGAGGGCTGCGCGGCCATCCTGTGGAAGGACGGCAAGAGCGTCGAGATGCGCGAGAAGGCGGCGCAGTCGCTCAAGATCACGGCGCCCGACCTGCTCGACCTCAAGATCATCGACGAGATCGTGCCCGAGCCGGCGGGCGGCGCGCACGCGGACCACGCCGCGACCGCCAAGGCCGTGCACGACGCGCTGGTGCGCAACCTCGATGAGCTGCGCGGACTCAAGCCGGATAAGCTCGTACGCCGTCGCCGCGAGAAGTACCTCAAGATGGGCGCCTTCACCGAGTGA